A stretch of DNA from Mus pahari unplaced genomic scaffold, PAHARI_EIJ_v1.1 scaffold_14789_1, whole genome shotgun sequence:
TCTGAAGCGGTCCAGGATCCTGCGCATGGCGCTGACTGGAGCCTCTGCTGTCTCCGAGGAGGCAGAGGGCGGGAACAAGCCATTTCTGCTCCGGGCTCTGCAGATCGCACTGGTGGTCTCTCTCTACTGGGTCACCTCCATTTCCATGGTATTCCTCAACAAGTACCTGTTGGACAGCCCCTCCCTGCAGCTGGATACCCCCATCTTCGTCACCTTCTACCAATGCCTGGTGACCTCACTGCTGTGCAAGGGCCTCAGCACTCTGGCCACCTGCTGCCCCGGCACGGTAGACTTCCCCACCCTAAACCTGGACCTCAAGGTGGCCCGGAGTGTGCTGCCGCTGTCCGTGGTCTTTATTGGCATGATAACCTTCAATAACCTCTGCCTCAAGTACGTAGGGGTGGCTTTCTACAACGTGGGACGCTCGCTCACCACTGTGTTCAACGTGTTTCTCTCCTACCTGCTGCTCAAACAGACCACTTCCTTCTATGCCCTGCTCACCTGCGGCGTCATCATTGGTGAGTGGGGCTCCGGGGGTTGTGGGGAGCAGGAATTGTAAAGATCAACACAGTACTTGTTCGTTATCTGTCTCAGGTCTTTTGCACCACCAATCATAGAGAGAGACCTGTAGAGAACAAATGACTTACTTACTGTGACTCAGTAAGTTAGGGATCCAGCCAAGGTGAACATAATAATGCTAGCAGACACAACAGCAAAGCCAGCCAGACACTCAGATCTAAGCATGCGATCCATATTAACTTAGCAGGTCCCCATTACAAGGTACAACATAGCTTCATTTtatggagagaaacctgaggtACAGAGAAACTGAGTAGCCGGGGTCACTGATGGAGCAGGAATTTGCACATAAGTAGTTACCTCCATAGGTCACACTCTTGACCAACACGCACGCCACTGTTCTTCTCAAGAGGTCAAgggtgaactcaggtcatcatgatTGGCACTAGTacctccacccactgagccatttcagtgGTCCAATCAATATGCGGGTGCTCTAAGAGGCGTTAACTACCTTTTCAGATGTCACCATAGCTGATTACTGATAGTAGCGTTGTGCTGATCATTACACTTGTAGCATCCTCTTTATTGAACCCATAAGCCCTCTGAGTGGCGGCATCTCTGCGAACTGCAGCTCGCAGAGCCTGTGATCCTTGCCACAACCCCACAACTAAGAAGCAGGTAGTTTGGGACACAGTCCCACCGTCCCCCATGGGCCACACTCCCCTGCCTGTGTTTCAAGCCAGTCTGCTTTGCTCCTGCCCTTTGGGAGTTAGAACGATGCAAACCAACGCCATCAGTACAGTCCAAATGTGCTTTTAAATGAAAGCCCAGGAGCTTTGAAACTCTCAGCCCCTCAGCGGCAGCCGCTATGTCCTGATTCTGCCACTATCTTTTCAGTGCCCGGCAGTCAGTTGTGGCTAGGGCCTCTTGGCTTGGACAGCATGTGTTAGAGAACATGTTTGCCACTTTGAATGAGTTTAGTGGCTGCTGGGTTACAGAGGGCATCTCTCCCCTCAGAGTCCTGGATGAACAGAAAGCGACCTTCATTGGTACCTGCTCTGGATTTTAGTTTGTCTTGTTTGGCCTACTTATATGTCCCTGGTGTCTCTGAGGCCCGGGCTGGGTGCTCTAGATGTAGGGGCCAGGCCAACCTGTACCATCTTCCCTAGAAACGTCGCCCTGGTTGGGCAGCTCCTGGATCCAGGGATAAGGGGACTGCACAGAGAGAGGTCAGATAGAAAGCTGTCAGCACTGGCAGGACCCCTCCCACTGCCCCCACATACATACCCTAAGAGATCTGgtactcctccctccccctccatcctaCAAGCTACCGTGGGGTCCCACTTCAGTCCACCAGCCCTGCCAACGTTAGAGGGGGATGGGCCTCCTAATAGGAGAACTTACGTGTAGAAAGGTATAGTCTCTAGAGAACCTGAGCCCAGGTCCCCAAAGGGACAAGTAGCTGATAGTAAGGCAGCTGAGCGCCATGGCGGCCTGCCCAAGTGGCTCAGGAAAGTGGAGCTCTCTGCTGCCCCCACTACTGGCCCCATGTCTTcgttctcccctcccttcctcctgtggGGGGAGGCCCATCTCCCGGCAAGACCTCCTAGACATGCAGCACTTTGCAAAGCCTGTCGGGCTCACAGCCCCTTCCAGGGTCTAGGACCTTGAGAATGGAGAATGGAGTCACTTCTGGACTCCAGTGGTAACCACCAGGAGGCACGGGGTGCTCTGGCTGCGCAGGGAAACCCACAGTGGGCTCTGCTGAGCCAAGTGCCTGTGAGGCTGGAGGGCCTGGTGCCCTTGTTCTGAGATCCTGCTATGTTGCCCAGGTCCCAGGCAGCTGGGGCTGCGGGAGCACCACCTtgcctctctccagcttctcgAAGACTGGTACCTTCCTCCTAGTCTCTATCTGCCCTCCCTCCATCTATTGAGCAGCTATTAGCTTGTGGCCAAGTATTTTCCAGGCCCTGTACCGAGTTTTAGGGTACACATTTGAGAAAGGTAGGGTGGGTTCCTTGCTCCTGGTTCGTGAATGATGTTGATGGCAGAAATGATAGTCACACTAGATGCTAAGGGCTGTGGGTATCTAGAGGGAACAGGAGCATGAGGGATAACCTGAGCAGGCCTTGCTGGCAGGAGACTGCCCCAGTAGTACAGGCTGGGAACACACATTTGAATGAGTGCGGTGTTTCCTGAAGACAGTTGGGAGCCACAGAGGAAATACCCACTGTAGGAAGATTATTTTAGTTGTAAGACAGAGAGTAGTAGATTGGTTAACATGGTAGCAAAACTGTGGCCCCAGTTATTTCAGATGAAGGAAATTGGAACTCAGAGGGGTTAAGTAACTTCTCCCAAGCAGCTCAGCTACAAAAATCACAGAGCAGTCAGAGGCCTGATGGCTCTGATGCCTCTGCTGGTCCTGCTATTCCATATTGCTGATTCCTGCCGCTGCAGCAGTAAACCTGTCTTGTGGGAATTCGAGGTCTAAATAAAGAGACCATAGCATTGCCACAAGCAGGTGTCCACCAGCTGGGGGGCCTGGCAAGGAATGTTGTGTTAGCAGCAGGAAGCTGGGAagaggtggagggggaagggagccCCAGGAGAGGCTGGCTTTGGCCTTGAAGAATGGTGGCGTCCCTGGAAAGATGAAGATTCACAGAGCTCTGTGGATATACAGAGAAGTGGGGAGCTAAGAAGGTGGCTTGGGGCCATCACGTGACAGAGGAAGTGTGGCCAGATGCAGGAAGCCGGGCGCTGTGGCCTAGGGAGCCATGTAGGTTCTGAGGGTGACCCAGGAGTGACTGTAAGCAGCATCAGGCCATGAGCAGCTCTGACCTAATGTTCACACCAAGGGAGCCAGAACAAGGCCTAGAGCCCTGTCCCGTTTTAGTACCCAAGGTCACTTTACTGGCCCTCTTCCTTTACAGCTGTTCGCCCCCACAGGCCGTCAGGCACCTGTACTATTTTATAGCCTTCTTTACAGTGACTACAGTTGTAATTAGAGAGTTGACAGGGTCATATCTGTCCTTATACCTTCCCCCTCTGCTAAGTTCTGCCTGGGGGAATGTGGAGGGTATGGGTGTAATTTGGGGAAGTtacactcctcccccccccctttgctccCTTTATCTGCAAGGCAATTCTGTGCCCACTTTAGCCCATATAGCTCCcacataaaagacacagaaacctggtatttttattaagaaactGCTGGCACTTTGCTGGGCAGGTCCTGAGATGTTCTAACCCTCTAAGCTGCTAATGCCCAGATAGATGCCCCAATACTTGCCATCTGAGtctttctctggcttgttctgctCCATGTGTGAACTCACGGTGAATCCTCCTAGTGTCCCAACGTGGTCTCTccactcttctcctctctttctgctccCCTCTCTCTACCAGGGACCCTCTCACTGGGATCCGATGTCTCATATGTACTGTCCTCCCTTGCCCATTCATAGGCTGACTGACTCTTTGTTAACCAATCAGAGATGATGGGAAAACAGTTTTTACGTAACATTGAGAATGGAGATGCTTGACCCTCGAGATGCTTGCCCGTAGCCTGTACTGTAGCCAGATGTCTGGGCCCCAAAATCAGCGGGTGATTACACAGTACACAGGACTGACCCCCAACAGAGGGGGAACACAGGCTCTCATTCTGGGCTCCACTCCCTCGGCCCCTGTTCAGTGCAGAGGTTAGACTTGGTCTGTGTCGACGATGAGGTAAGGGCCACACAACAGTCAGAACTATGGCGTCagatcctgcccctccccctcctgtccccatccctcctcacCCTGCCACTCTTCTGTCTGTTGCAGGTGGTTTCTGGCTGGGTATAGACCAAGAAGGAGCTGAGGGCACCTTGTCCCTGACGGGCACCATCTTCGGGGTGCTGGCCAGCCTCTGCGTCTCCCTCAATGCCATCTACACCAAGAAGGTGCTCCCTGCAGTAGACCACAGTATCTGGCGCCTAACCTTCTATAACAATGTCAACGCCTGCGTGCTCTTCTTGCCCCTGATGATAGTGCTGGGCGAGCTCCGTGCCCTCCTGGCCTTCGCTCATCTGAACAGTGCCCACTTCTGGCTCATGATGACGCTGGGTGGCGTGTTCGGCTTTGCCATCGGCTATGTGACAGGACTGCAGATCAAATTCACCAGTCCCCTGACCCATAACGTGTCAGGCACGGCCAAGGCCTGCGCTCAGACAGTGCTGGCTGTTCTCTACTACGAAGAGATTAAAAGCTTCCTGTGGTGGACAAGCAACTTGATGGTGCTGGGTGGCTCCTCCGCCTACACCTGGGTCAGGGGCTGGGAGATGCAGAAGACCCAGGAGGACCCCAGCTCCAAAGATGGTGAGAAGAGTGCTATCG
This window harbors:
- the LOC110314955 gene encoding GDP-fucose transporter 1, translated to MLPTRAPLKRSRILRMALTGASAVSEEAEGGNKPFLLRALQIALVVSLYWVTSISMVFLNKYLLDSPSLQLDTPIFVTFYQCLVTSLLCKGLSTLATCCPGTVDFPTLNLDLKVARSVLPLSVVFIGMITFNNLCLKYVGVAFYNVGRSLTTVFNVFLSYLLLKQTTSFYALLTCGVIIGGFWLGIDQEGAEGTLSLTGTIFGVLASLCVSLNAIYTKKVLPAVDHSIWRLTFYNNVNACVLFLPLMIVLGELRALLAFAHLNSAHFWLMMTLGGVFGFAIGYVTGLQIKFTSPLTHNVSGTAKACAQTVLAVLYYEEIKSFLWWTSNLMVLGGSSAYTWVRGWEMQKTQEDPSSKDGEKSAIGV